From Candidatus Bathyarchaeota archaeon, a single genomic window includes:
- a CDS encoding carbon-nitrogen hydrolase family protein, producing MRVATIQARPIDGLHSEKNVPRALKLLEEAAEKNIDLACFPDGYPSTGEKKICKKAQDLNIYVIASILTKCKNGKYCNEGVLISPSGEILGRHEKTVLLWAFEEDIIRRGKELNVFKTKLGNIGVLKCSETLYPEPAANLTLKGADIIFVQANFLSNLLEFWHRILMVRSWENWMPIVAVNTAKWKKESIIYKNFELSPSYGGKSVVFVPENFQTLDEFMVRPFNGGIFYTKKRMCKAMAGYGEEIILANIDLSIYRRFREVFFKNRKMQFFSYGDVKQIGSGQDDLRGRDYDDPPLVKAVSDSSLF from the coding sequence ATGAGAGTTGCCACTATTCAAGCAAGACCGATCGACGGGTTGCATTCCGAGAAAAATGTTCCACGTGCGTTAAAACTTCTAGAGGAAGCTGCGGAGAAAAACATAGACCTAGCCTGTTTTCCTGACGGATACCCTTCCACAGGTGAAAAGAAAATCTGTAAAAAGGCGCAGGATCTGAATATATATGTAATTGCATCTATTCTAACAAAATGTAAAAACGGAAAATATTGCAACGAAGGTGTATTAATCAGCCCATCTGGGGAGATTTTGGGAAGACACGAAAAAACAGTTTTACTTTGGGCGTTTGAAGAAGACATAATTCGACGGGGTAAAGAATTAAATGTATTTAAAACGAAGCTAGGCAACATTGGCGTATTAAAATGCTCAGAAACGCTTTATCCTGAGCCTGCAGCCAATCTAACTTTGAAAGGTGCTGATATAATTTTCGTGCAAGCAAATTTTCTATCGAATTTACTTGAGTTCTGGCATCGTATATTGATGGTGAGATCCTGGGAAAATTGGATGCCGATAGTCGCGGTAAACACAGCGAAGTGGAAGAAAGAAAGCATCATTTACAAGAATTTTGAATTGAGTCCCTCATATGGCGGCAAAAGTGTCGTATTTGTACCAGAGAATTTTCAGACCCTCGATGAGTTTATGGTAAGGCCTTTTAACGGTGGAATTTTCTACACCAAGAAAAGAATGTGTAAAGCCATGGCTGGTTATGGAGAAGAAATAATTCTTGCTAATATAGACTTGAGTATTTACCGGCGATTTAGGGAAGTTTTTTTCAAAAATAGAAAAATGCAATTTTTCAGTTATGGCGATGTTAAACAGATAGGTTCAGGACAAGACGATTTGAGAGGACGAGACTATGATGATCCGCCCCTCGTTAAAGCCGTATCCGATAGTTCCCTTTTTTAA